A stretch of Anolis sagrei isolate rAnoSag1 chromosome X, rAnoSag1.mat, whole genome shotgun sequence DNA encodes these proteins:
- the LOC132781042 gene encoding perilipin-3-like encodes MAAQPEGESQEAPKTESVVTRITSLPLVSSTYDLCSTVYNYAKETFPYVNAACNVAEMVVAVAFGSAVGGAQPILNHLEPQIAVANQYACKGLDKLEETIPCLHQPAHQVIEEGVVLAKTVVGSTVATAKEAANGAKDLVVHRVTAAVDLTRDIIQDGVGLTKSVMDATVQTALTAAGDAKAIVSHRAADVLQLSRETAKESADLAKAVVSSTVSTALQAAVGTKDLVVSGQVAQAGAAQEGLEMTQFLRQMVATGVDAALEKTEEMVDYYLPLTEPELAQLAAEVQGFGPAEGQQGYFVRLGSLSSKVRHRAYMHSLTKLRHMKECTQDRLSQLQQVISLVEQLKQGVGQRVQDAQQKLNRLVAEWTQTQRGDIAEEDLPSEVEPRALALLRFVTRDLGPASMRLAGVLEGLPRSLRDRVDQALRNAHQLHASFSVASSIHDLPTSVLAQGHKTVVQARECLDALVKHIAQAAPLNWVVGPFRPSSHIDPNEAEVSHPDDQKMEEIMEADTGEPLKETEKASGGLLSAAKDKVDESGAQETAEVLTKVWSDMPKKARKQDKGAMPEKACKSDLNQVSERPSNEH; translated from the exons ATGGCTGCCCAACCCGAAGGAGAGAGCCAAGAGGCCCCAAAGACAGag AGTGTTGTGACTCGGATCACCAGCCTCCCCTTGGTCAGCTCGACCTACGACCTCTGCTCCACTGTGTACAATTACGCCAAGGAGACCTTCCCGTACGTCAACGCTGCTTGTAATGTGGCCGAGATGGTGGTGGCGGTGGCCTTCGGGAGCGCCGTGGGGGGTGCCCAGCCCATCCTCAACCACCTCGAGCCCCAGA TCGCAGTGGCCAACCAGTACGCCTGCAAGGGGCTGGATAAACTGGAGGAAACAATCCCCTGTCTCCATCAGCCGGCGCATCAG GTCATCGAGGAAGGGGTCGTCTTGGCCAAAACAGTGGTGGGCTCCACGGTCGCCACGGCCAAGGAGGCCGCCAATGGGGCCAAGGACCTCGTAGTCCACCGAGTGACTGCCGCCGTGGACCTGACGAGGGACATAATCCAGGATGGTGTGGGGCTGACCAAGTCAGTGATGGACGCCACAGTCCAGACCGCCTTGACTGCCGCCGGCGATGCCAAGGCCATCGTCTCACACCGGGCAGCAGACGTCCTGCAGCTGAGCCGAGAGACGGCCAAGGAGAGCGCTGACTTGGCCAAGGCAGTGGTCTCCTCCACCGTCAGCACCGCTCTGCAGGCTGCCGTTGGCACCAAGGACCTGGTGGTGAGTGGTCAAGTGGCGCAGGCAGGGGCTGCCCAAGAAGGGCTCGAGATGACCCAGTTCCTGCGGCAGATGGTGGCCACCGGAGTGGATGCTGCGTTGGAGAAGACAGAGGAGATGGTGGACTATTACCTCCCCTTGACGGAACCAGAGCTGG CTCAGCTGGCCGCCGAAGTCCAAGGCTTTGGGCCGGCAGAGGGGCAACAGGGCTACTTTGTGCGCCTGGGCTCCCTCTCCAGCAAAGTCCGCCATCGTGCCTACATGCATTCGCTGACCAAGCTTCGGCACATGAAGGAATGCACCCAGGATCGGCTCTCCCAGCTCCAGCAAGTCATCAGCCTT GTTGAGCAGCTCAAACAAGGTGTAGGGCAGCGGGTCCAAGATGCACAGCAGAAACTGAACCGTCTGGTGGCTGAATGGACCCAGACGCAACGGGGAGACATTGCCGAGGAAGACCTCCCATCCGAG GTGGAGCCTCGTGCCTTGGCCCTGCTGCGCTTCGTGACCCGGGACCTGGGTCCAGCCTCCATGCGCCTGGCAGGGGTCCTGGAGGGCCTCCCCCGCAGCCTCCGCGACAGGGTGGACCAGGCCCTCCGCAATGCCCACCAGCTCCATGCCTCCTTCTCCGTGGCCTCCTCCATTCATGACCTCCCCACCAGCGTCCTGGCCCAAGGCCACAAGACAGTTGTCCAGGCCCGGGAGTGCCTGGATGCCCTGGTCAAGCACATTGCCCAGGCTGCGCCGCTGAACTGGGTCGTGGGGCCCTTCCGGCCCTCGTCCCACATTGAccccaatgaagcagaagtatCCCATCCTGATGACCAGAAGATGGAAGAGATAATGGAAGCAGACACCGGAGAACCGCTGAAAGAGACGGAAAAGGCATCAGGAGGGCTCTTATCAGCAGCAAAGGACAAGGTGGACGAAAGCGGAGCCCAAGAGACAGCTGAGGTGCTGACCAAGGTTTGGTCTGACATGCCGAAGAAGGCCAGGAAGCAGGACAAGGGAGCCATGCCGGAGAAGGCTTGCAAAAGTGACCTCAACCAGGTCTCCGAAAGGCCAAGTAATGAGCATTAG